The following proteins are encoded in a genomic region of Coffea eugenioides isolate CCC68of chromosome 6, Ceug_1.0, whole genome shotgun sequence:
- the LOC113773966 gene encoding uncharacterized protein LOC113773966, with the protein MVPQNPKDRQKEIENSLRQAGALTADEITNQQSNFDQGKWLEQKIKALMVVASLIANMAFQAGITPPGGVWQDDQTEHSQENPSLNNAHDAGQSIMAYHKIQFYRFFIGFNTIAFVSSLGTISLLISGLPFRRKVFMWILNGVMWLTATSILLSYGISVAFVTPESTKQRPGNVAVVAWSFVIAIYLLGIAAAYSTNKWWKLSGRIKWRSRNSVSAVVENHRNGNVVELQIHSS; encoded by the coding sequence ATGGTTCCACAAAATCCCAAGGATAGGCAAAAGGAGATCGAAAACTCTCTTCGACAAGCAGGTGCCTTAACCGCTGATGAAATCACAAATCAGCAATCAAATTTTGATCAAGGAAAGTGGCTGGAACAGAAAATTAAAGCACTAATGGTAGTGGCATCCCTTATTGCAAATATGGCTTTCCAAGCTGGGATAACCCCCCCCGGAGGAGTTTGGCAAGATGATCAAACAGAACATTCTCAAGAAAATCCTTCGCTAAATAATGCACATGATGCAGGACAATCCATCATGGCTTATCACAAGATTCAGTTTTATCGATTTTTCATTGGTTTTAACACCATCGCATTTGTTTCATCTCTGGGCACAATCTCGCTGCTTATCAGTGGGCTTCCCTTCAGGCGCAAGGTCTTCATGTGGATCTTGAATGGCGTCATGTGGTTAACCGCAACTTCAATTCTATTGAGTTATGGAATATCAGTAGCCTTTGTCACACCAGAGTCTACAAAACAAAGACCTGGTAATGTTGCAGTTGTTGCATGGAGTTTTGTGATAGCAATCTATCTTCTGGGAATAGCAGCAGCCTACTCCACAAATAAGTGGTGGAAGCTCTCTGGAAGAATAAAATGGAGATCAAGAAATAGTGTGAGTGCAGTGGTTGAAAATCACAGAAATGGTAATGTAGTAGAGCTTCAAATTCACTCTTCATAA